From a region of the Latilactobacillus sakei genome:
- a CDS encoding DUF1788 domain-containing protein, whose amino-acid sequence MNREAYFVRTTNERLNELQARISDNQFLTKQGLGNEVSFYIFDYNPADELLVRSRLPEIQRYTVNKLDTPIKEFNLFDIATRFFEERQYMEKNYQMEQTKDSFTLYDRMQRALKTATDRDEVIKYIREHCEDNTITFITGVGSAYPLVRAHTVLNNLQPIIVQKPLILFYPGVYEGNKLSLFNQFKDDNYYRAFRIVEP is encoded by the coding sequence ATTAATAGGGAGGCTTATTTCGTGAGAACAACAAATGAAAGATTAAATGAGTTGCAGGCTAGAATTTCTGATAATCAATTTCTCACTAAACAAGGATTGGGAAACGAGGTTAGTTTTTATATATTTGATTATAATCCAGCTGATGAGTTACTGGTTAGATCTAGATTGCCAGAAATTCAGCGATATACAGTTAATAAATTAGATACGCCAATCAAAGAGTTTAATCTTTTTGATATCGCAACTCGTTTTTTCGAAGAGCGGCAGTATATGGAAAAGAATTATCAGATGGAACAGACGAAAGATTCTTTTACATTATATGATCGTATGCAGAGGGCTTTAAAAACAGCTACTGATCGAGATGAGGTTATTAAGTATATACGAGAACATTGTGAAGATAATACTATAACTTTTATTACAGGTGTTGGTAGTGCATATCCATTGGTACGGGCACATACTGTGTTAAACAATCTGCAACCAATCATTGTACAAAAGCCGTTAATTCTATTTTATCCTGGAGTTTACGAAGGCAATAAATTATCATTGTTTAACCAATTTAAAGATGATAATTATTATCGTGCATTCCGAATTGTTGAACCATAA
- a CDS encoding DUF1819 domain-containing protein, which translates to MKDNYRTTLNTRPLMFLESRRVGELLVKGVPTEKIRRQVIEEDLLQLPSISRRKIAVEIILKRLNYLDDYLVTKFVEVDQDTAKIVLLYSILRTDQLFYEFMREVYWQSIISHKDTLKKSDIINFITNKELQSNRVKMWTDGTKRRLASAYQQILTETQLLQDEHIKNSILTGDVRQYLIENGDKQCVEILIGRLIS; encoded by the coding sequence ATGAAAGATAACTATAGAACTACGTTAAATACTAGACCTTTAATGTTTCTCGAGTCTAGAAGGGTTGGAGAATTACTAGTAAAAGGTGTTCCTACAGAAAAAATACGAAGACAAGTTATCGAAGAGGATTTATTGCAATTACCATCAATTAGTAGAAGGAAAATTGCTGTAGAAATTATCTTGAAAAGATTAAATTATCTTGATGATTATTTAGTAACAAAGTTTGTTGAAGTTGATCAAGATACTGCAAAAATAGTTCTATTATATTCTATTTTGAGGACTGATCAGTTATTCTATGAATTTATGAGAGAAGTTTATTGGCAATCGATTATAAGTCATAAAGATACGTTAAAAAAATCTGATATTATTAATTTTATCACTAATAAGGAATTACAGAGTAATCGTGTTAAAATGTGGACTGACGGTACAAAAAGACGATTAGCAAGTGCATATCAGCAGATATTAACTGAAACTCAATTGTTACAAGATGAACACATAAAAAATAGTATCCTAACGGGGGATGTTCGACAATATCTAATTGAAAACGGGGATAAGCAATGTGTTGAAATATTAATAGGGAGGCTTATTTCGTGA